A genomic segment from Aegilops tauschii subsp. strangulata cultivar AL8/78 chromosome 1, Aet v6.0, whole genome shotgun sequence encodes:
- the LOC141027514 gene encoding uncharacterized protein: MRSAVRSVISAAAPSIVCLQETKVAHISDSTVLDTLGSSFEDYFFLPASGTCGGVVIAWRRSHVSLSNPLIGEHHITALVSPVGGCGHWWLTGVYGPQDDEAKLDFLADLHDVHDSRIGPWLLGGDFNMITSAADKNTPNLNHRIMNRF, encoded by the coding sequence ATGCGTTCGGCCGTCCGCAGCGTGATCTCCGCTGCCGCCCCCTCCATTGTGTGCTTGCAAGAAACTAAAGTTGCCCACATCTCGGACTCCACGGTCCTCGACACCCTCGGATCCTCATTTGAGGACTACTTCTTCCTCCCGGCCTCGGGCACGTGTGGTGGCGTCGTCATCGCATGGCGCAGATCGCACGTCTCCCTCTCTAACCCTCTGATCGGAGAACACCACATCACCGCTCTTGTTTCCCCCGTCGGTGGCTGTGGGCACTGGTGGCTCACCGGCGTGTATGGCCCCCAGGACGATGAGGCAAAGCTTGACTTCCTAGCCGACCTTCACGACGTGCATGATTCGCGCATCGGGCCTTGGCTCCTTGGTGGCGATTTCAACATGATCACCTCGGCAGCCGACAAGAACACCCCGAATCTGAACCATCGCATCATGAACCGATTCTGA
- the LOC141027517 gene encoding uncharacterized protein: MYLHARRYTWSSERDTPTLPALGARRFHFERFWPKLDGFHDTVSEAWNLTPSDADPFRRIVARLKATARHLQRWSARTVGGISLQLQVARELIPRLDAAQDFRPLSHIEAWLRRKLKGAYLGLASLDRAISRQRSRLSWLRDSPLSYLSVHASRRKQRNLISSLQVDGHSVSEHAHMVEAAYNYFANVLGSSEERAFSLNQSLLRTETFDLTELETPFTEDEIWRAIKCLPTGKAPGPDGFTAEFLLACWDIIKHDICEAFDKLYTTNGRGFQKLNEALLTLLPKRPDAAALSDYRPISLIHLIAKLFAKVLSLRLAPRLGAMVSTNQSTFIAGWCIHDNFLLVQQTARLLHNLKVPRMLLKLDITRAFDSVSWPFLLETLQHLGLRTNYSKCSATPIQCNDEDIATIAAEMQCPVKQFPIQYLGLPLSIRKPSTTSLMPIIHKLEWKLSTWRASLLSRGDRLALVRHVLCAIPTHFLTAIAFNPSILKQANRIIRGFLWAGSTDAKGGQCLVNWQRVCRPLSLGGLGVRGLQRTDIALRTRWLWLKYTDTSRPWSHLHIPHDPAVSAIFRASTTWTLGDGRTCRFWGDHWINGRSVAEIAPLVLALVPRRRRKTRTVHDGLLQRSWVRDIQGALGPAALVQYVDL, from the exons ATGTACCTGCATGCGCGCCGCTACACTTGGTCTAGTGAGCGTGACACGCCAACTCTA CCCGCCCTGGGGGCGCGCAGGTTCCATTTTGAGCGCTTTTGGCCGAAGCTAGATGGCTTCCACGACACGGTCTCAGAGGCTTGGAACTTGACCCCCTCGGACGCGGATCCCTTCCGGCGCATCGTGGCCCGCCTCAAGGCCACCGCGAGGCACCTCCAACGCTGGAGTGCGCGCACGGTGGGCGGTATCTCCCTGCAGCTGCAGGTCGCGCGCGAGCTGATTCCCCGTCTGGACGCCGCGCAAGACTTCCGCCCGCTTTCTCACATCGAGGCGTGGCTCAGGCGCAAGCTCAAAGGCGCATACTTGGGGCTGGCTTCCCTCGATCGCGCCATCTCTCGCCAGCGATCACGCTTATCTTGGCTCCGCGACTCCCCGCTGTCCTACCTTAGCGTGCACGCCTCGCGCCGAAAGCAACGGAACCTCATCTCCTCCCTCCAAGTGGATGGCCATTCCGTCTCCGAGCACGCCCATATGGTCGAAGCCGCGTACAACTACTTTGCCAACGTCCTTGGCTCTTCCGAGGAGCGCGCCTTCTCCCTGAACCAGTCCCTCTTGCGCACGGAAACATTCGACCTTACCGAATTGGAGACGCCTTTCACCGAGGATGAGATTTGGAGGGCCATCAAATGCCTACCAACCGGAAAGGCTCCCGGCCCGGATGGGTTCACGGCCGAATTCCTGCTTGCCTGCTGGGACATCATCAAGCATGACATTTGCGAGGCATTCGATAAGTTATACACCACCAACGGGCGAGGTTTTCAGAAGCTCAACGAAGCGCTCCTCACTCTTCTACCCAAGCGCCCGGACGCCGCCGCCCTATCGGACTACCGCCCCATTAGCCTCATCCACCTCATTGCAAAGCTCTTTGCAAAGGTGCTGTCTCTTCGGCTTGCTCCTCGTCTTGGGGCCATGGTCTCGACCAACCAAAGCACCTTTATCGCCGGCTGGTGTATCCACGACAACTTCCTGCTCGTCCAGCAGACGGCACGCCTCCTCCACAACCTCAAGGTCCCCCGCATGCTACTCAAGCTTGACATCACGCGGGCCTTCGATAGCGTCTCCTGGCCCTTCCTCCTCGAAACCCTACAGCACTTGGG GCTCCGCACCAACTACAGCAAGTGTTCAGCCACTCCCATCCAGTGCAATGACGAGGACATAGCGACCATTGCTGCCGAGATGCAATGCCCGGTGAAGCAGTTCCCTATCCAGTACTTGGGACTCCCTTTGTCCATCCGCAAGCCTTCTACCACGAGCCTCATGCCGATCATCCACAAGTTGGAGTGGAAGCTCTCCACTTGGCGCGCCTCCCTACTCTCCCGAGGAGATCGCCTCGCTCTCGTCCGGCACGTCCTATGCGCCATCCCCACTCACTTCCTCACCGCCATTGCCTTCAACCCCTCCATCCTCAAGCAAGCCAACCGGATCATCCGCGGGTTCCTTTGGGCAGGAAGCACCGATGCCAAAGGCGGCCAATGCTTGGTCAATTGGCAAAGGGTATGCCGCCCGCTCTCCCTCGGAGGCCTCGGCGTCCGCGGCCTACAACGCACCGACATCGCGCTAAGAACTCGCTGGTTATGGCTCAAGTACACCGACACATCGCGCCCATGGAGCCACCTGCACATTCCCCATGACCCTGCCGTCTCGGCCATCTTTCGTGCGTCTACCACTTGGACTCTCGGTGATGGACGCACCTGCAGGTTTTGGGGCGACCACTGGATCAACGGTAGATCGGTCGCCGAGATCGCCCCGCTCGTCCTTGCTCTTGTTCCTCGGCGGCGACGCAAGACCCGAACAGTGCATGATGGCTTGCTCCAGCGTTCTTGGGTCCGGGACATCCAGGGCGCCCTAGGCCCCGCTGCTCTCGTCCAGTACGTCGACCTCTAG